Proteins from one Setaria italica strain Yugu1 chromosome V, Setaria_italica_v2.0, whole genome shotgun sequence genomic window:
- the LOC101786608 gene encoding pectin acetylesterase 3, with translation MGEAGVVANNKFCRRPLLLVLVVVVVLVGSCCAEAAATAAADELISSKDGAGGGSSRTRRRRTRRRAAVAAPLMVPITVLKSAVDAGAVCMDGTPPAYHLDPGSGAGNNSWIVNLEGGGWCNNVRACQFRKTSRRGSSDLMEKEIPFGGIMSNSPVDNPDFYSWNRVKIRYCDGASFAGEGFDKENGFYFRGQRIWDATIRHLLSIGMASADKVLLTGCSAGGLAAILHCDEFRAFFPPTTTVKCLADAGLFLDAADVSGGRSLRSYYSDIVAMQGVAPNLPPACTARLDTTSCFFPQNVIDGINTPIFLLNAAYDVWQIQESLAPDGADPSGAWRTCKSNRSACDASQLTFLQDFRDQMVASVKGFSGSRSNGLFINSCFAHCQSELPTTWSNAAGGSPAIQNKGIAKSVGDWYFGRAQVKAIDCRYPCDGTCRNII, from the exons aTGGGGGAAGCTGGGGTTGTAGCCAACAACAAGTTCTGCAGAAGGCCGCTTCTCCTCGtccttgtcgtcgtcgtcgtgctcgTGGGAAGCTGCTGCGctgaggccgccgccaccgccgcggcagATGAGCTGATCAGCAGCAAggacggcgccggtggcggcagtagtaggacgaggaggaggaggaccaggaggcgtgccgcggtggcggcacccCTGATGGTGCCCATCACCGTCCTCAAGTCCGCCGTCGACGCGGGAGCCG TGTGTATGGATGGAACACCGCCTGCTTACCACTTGGATCCTGGCTCGGGGGCGGGAAACAATAGCTGGATTGTAAACCTTGAG GGAGGCGGTTGGTGCAACAACGTGAGGGCTTGCCAGTTCCgcaagaccagtcgccgaggcTCGTCGGACCTCATGGAGAAGGAGATCCCCTTCGGAGGCATCATGAGCAACAGCCCCGTCGACAATCCTG ATTTCTACAGCTGGAACCGGGTGAAGATCCGCTACTGCGACGGCGCGTCCTTCGCCGGCGAAGGCTTCGACAAG GAGAATGGGTTTTACTTCCGGGGGCAGCGCATCTGGGACGCCACCATCCGGCACCTCCTCTCCATCGGGATGGCCTCTGCAGACAAGGTGCTGCTCACCGGCTGCTCCGCCGGCGGCCTGGCGGCGATACTCCACTGCGACGAGTTCCGGGCCTTCTTCCCGCCGACCACCACCGTGAAGTGCCTCGCCGACGCGGGCCTCTTCCTCGACGC TGCTGATGTCTCTGGCGGCCGCAGCCTGAGGTCCTACTATTCAGACATCGTGGCGATGCAGGGCGTGGCTCCAAACCTGCCGCCGGCCTGCACGGCCCGTCTCGACACCACCTCG TGCTTCTTCCCTCAAAATGTGATCGATGGCATAAACACCCCCATCTTCCTGCTAAACGCAGCGTACGACGTCTGGCAG ATCCAGGAGAGCCTGGCACCCGATGGAGCTGATCCCAGCGGCGCCTGGCGAACCTGCAAGTCCAACCGCTCTGCTTGCGACGCATCCCAGCTAACGTTCCTGCAAG ATTTCAGGGACCAGATGGTGGCATCCGTGAAAGGTTTCTCTGGCTCCAGAAGCAACGGCCTGTTCATCAACTCCTGCTTTGCGCACTGCCAGTCCGAGCTGCCGACCACCTGGAGCAACGCAGCAGGCGGCTCCCCTGCCATTCAAAACAAG GGGATCGCAAAATCAGTTGGCGACTGGTACTTCGGCCGAGCTCAAGTGAAGGCGATCGACTGCCGCTACCCATGCGATGGAACATGCCGCAACATCATATGA
- the LOC101753292 gene encoding pectin acetylesterase 3, whose translation MRCRRPSLPALVAVVVLVGVSCCCCAETSASPAAAADELMSGGEAGGPATRRRAASVMVPITILKSAVSEGAVCMDGTPPAYNLDPGSGAGSRSWIVNLEGGAWCNSARTCRLSKGTGRGSSDHMDKAIPFTGIMSSSRAVNPDFYNWNRVKIRYCDGGSFAGDAYNKESGIYFRGQRIWNAVIRHLLSMGMSSADQVLLTGCSSGGLAVVLHCDQLRAFFPPGTTTTVKCLSDGGLYLDAVDISGGRSLRSYFGEIVAMQGIAQSLPPACTARLDATSCFFPQNIIDSVKTPMFILNAAYDVIQISLSLAPNRADPSGSWRACKSNRSACNASQMNVLQGFRDQMVSSVQGFSRSRSNGLFISSCFAHCQSEQLGTWNIVPGGSPTIQNKGIAKSVGDWYYNRAEVRAIDCRYPCDKTCHHIM comes from the exons ATGAGGTGTCGGCGGCCGTCGCTTCCTGCTCTTGTTGCCGTCGTCGTTCTCGTGGGCgttagctgctgctgctgcgcggagacctcggcctcgccggcggccgcggcggatgAGCTGATGAGCGGCGGTGAAGCCGGCGGtccggcgacgcggcggcgcgcggcgtcggTGATGGTGCCCATCACCATCCTCAAGTCCGCCGTCAGCGAGGGCGCCG TGTGCATGGATGGAACACCACCAGCTTACAacttggatcctggctctggaGCAGGGAGCAGAAGCTGGATTGTGAACCTAGAG GGAGGCGCGTGGTGCAACAGCGCCAGGACATGCCGGCTCAGCAAGGGCACCGGCCGGGGCTCGTCGGATCACATGGACAAGGCGATCCCCTTCACTGGCATCATGAGCAGTAGCCGCGCCGTCAATCCTG ATTTCTACAACTGGAACCGGGTGAAGATTCGCTACTGTGACGGTGGATCTTTTGCCGGCGACGCGTACAACAAG GAGTCTGGGATTTACTTCCGGGGCCAGCGCATCTGGAACGCTGTCATCAGGCACCTCCTCTCCATGGGGATGTCCTCTGCAGATCAG GTGCTGCTCACCGGCTGCTCCTCGGGTGGCCTGGCAGTGGTACTGCACTGTGACCAGCTCCGCGCCTTCTTCCcgcccggcaccaccaccaccgtcaaGTGCCTCTCCGACGGCGGCCTCTACCTCGACGC CGTGGACATCTCAGGCGGCCGCAGCTTGAGATCCTACTTCGGCGAAATTGTGGCCATGCAGGGAATAGCTCAGAGCCTGCCGCCGGCTTGCACCGCCCGTCTGGACGCCACCTCG TGCTTCTTCCCGCAAAATATAATCGATAGCGTAAAGACCCCTATGTTCATCCTAAATGCAGCATACGACGTCATTCAG ATTTCGCTGAGCCTGGCTCCGAACAGAGCTGATCCCAGCGGCTCTTGGCGGGCTTGCAAGTCCAACCGTTCAGCCTGCAATGCATCCCAAATGAATGTCCTGCAAG GTTTCAGGGACCAGATGGTGTCATCTGTGCAGGGCTTCTCCCGGTCCAGGAGCAATGGGCTGTTCATAAGCTCCTGCTTTGCGCACTGCCAGTCCGAGCAGCTGGGCACCTGGAACATTGTACCAGGTGGCTCCCCCACCATTCAAAACAAG GGGATTGCGAAATCAGTCGGCGATTGGTACTACAATCGAGCTGAAGTCAGGGCAATCGACTGCCGCTATCCCTGCGACAAAACTTGCCACCACATCATGTGA
- the LOC101787002 gene encoding protein translocase subunit SECA1, chloroplastic, giving the protein MATAPHASAAAAAATPALRFPHPLSATGLASPRHAGGCGGFRVQFHPTRRGWGIQGWREGGSHVARVGGLLGGMFGGGGRDDGEATRKKYADTVARINSMEPEVSALSDADLRARTAALQERARSGESLDSLLPEAFAVVREASKRVLGLRPFDVQLIGGMVLHKGEIAEMKTGEGKTLVAILPAYLNALSGKGVHVVTVNDYLARRDCEWVGQVPRFLGLQVGLIQQNMTPEQRRENYSCDITYVTNSELGFDYLRDNLAMTIDELVLRNFNYCVIDEVDSILIDEARTPLIISGLAEKPSDRYYKAAKIAEAFERDIHYTVDEKQRNVLLTEQGYADAEEILDINDLYDPREQWASYVLNAIKAKELFLKDVNYIVRSKEVLIVDEFTGRVMVGRRWSDGLHQAIEAKEGVTIQNETITLASISYQNFFLQFPKLCGMTGTAATESQEFESIYKLKVTVVPTNKPMIRKDDSDVVFRATNGKWRAVLVEISRMNKVGRPVLVGTTSVEQSESLSEQLREAGIPHEVLNAKPENVEREAEIVAQSGRLGAVTIATNMAGRGTDIILGGNAEFMARLKLREILMPRVVNPMDGVIVSKKQMPPRKTWKTNESLFPCELSKETSSSVKDAVEVAVKEWGEKSLTELEAEERLSYSCEKGPTRDDVIANLRNAFMKISDEYKVYTEEEKKKVITAGGLHVVGTERHESRRIDNQLRGRSGRQGDPGSSRFFLSLEDNIFRIFGGDRIQGLMQAFRVEDLPIESKMLTRALDEAQRKVENYFFDIRKQLFEYDEVLNSQRDRVYAERRRALASDSLESLIVEYAELTMDDILDANIGRDTPKENWDLSKLIAKLQQYCYLLDDLTPELLESKSSSYEDLQEYLRKRGREAYFQKAEIVEKQAPGLMKEAERFLILSNIDRLWKEHLQALKFVQQAVGLRGYAQRDPLIEYKLEGYNLFLDMMAQIRRNVIYSVYQFKPVVKNQEEEKPQNKGSKKKLDKGANKLGAAQAAS; this is encoded by the exons ATGGCCACGGCGCCTCACGcctcggcggccgccgcagccgccaccCCCGCGCTGCGCTTTCCCCACCCTTTGTCCGCCAccggcctcgcctcgcctcgtcaCGCTGGGGGCTGCGGCGGGTTCAGGGTTCAGTTCCACCCCACCCGGCGGGGCTGGGGTATACAGGGGTGGCGGGAAGGTGGCTCCCACGTGGCGCGCGTGGGGGGTCTGCTGGGAGGCATGTtcggcgggggcggccgcgaCGACGGGGAGGCGACGCGGAAGAAGTACGCCGACACCGTGGCGCGCATCAACTCCATGGAGCCCGAGGTCTCGGCGCTCTCCGACGCCGACCTGCGCGCTCGCACTGCAGCGCTCCAGGAGCGGGCGCGCTCCGGAGAGTCCCTCGACTCCCTCCTCCCC GAAGCGTTTGCTGTTGTGAGGGAGGCTTCCAAGAGAGTTCTAGGCCTTCGCCCCTTTGATGTTCAGTTGATTGGTGGCATGGTTCTACACAAGGGGGAGATCGCAGAAATGAAGACTGGAGAGGGGAAGACACTTGTGGCCATTCTGCCAGCATACTTAAATGCTTTGAGTGGGAAGGGAGTGCATGTTGTCACTGTAAATGATTATCTTGCAAGACGTGATTGTGAATGGGTTGGTCAAGTTCCCCGATTCCTAGGACTGCAGGTTGGCTTAATTCAAC AGAACATGACACCTGAGCAAAGGAGGGAAAATTACTCATGTGATATTACTTACGTCACAAACAGTGAGCTTGGCTTTGACTATCTAAGAGATAACCTTGCAATG ACTATAGATGAGCTTGTCTTGAGGAACTTCAATTACTGTGTGATAGATGAAGTTGATTCAATCCTTATTGATGAAGCAAGGACCCCGCTTATAATATCAGGCCTAGCTGAAAAGCCAAGTGATCGGTATTACAAAGCAGCAAAAATAGCTGAAGCTTTTGAGCGAGACATTCATTACACT GTTGATGAAAAGCAGCGAAATGTTTTACTTACAGAGCAAGGCTATGCGGACGCTGAAGAAATACTGGATATAAATGATCTGTATGATCCTCGTGAACAATGGGCTTCATACGTTCTAAATGCAATCAAAGCTAAGGAGCTCTTCCTTAAAGATGTCAATTACATAGTTCGTAGCAAGGAAGTGCTTATTGTGGATGAGTTCACTGGCAGAGTTATGGTG GGCAGGCGATGGAGTGATGGTCTCCATCAAGCAATTGAAGCAAAAGAAGGTGTAACTATACAAAATGAAACAATAACTCTGGCATCAATAAGTTACCAAAACTTCTTTCTTCAG TTTCCCAAACTATGTGGCATGACTGGAACTGCAGCTACAGAGAGCCAGGAGTTTGAGAGCATATATAAACTAAAAGTTACTGTTGTTCCAACAAACAAGCCAATGATACGGAAG GATGACTCAGATGTTGTTTTTAGAGCAACAAATGGAAAATGGCGTGCTGTTCTAGTGGAGATATCGAGAATGAATAAAGTTGGGCGTCCTGTGCTTGTTGGTACCACTAGTGTTGAGCAAAGTGAATCTTTATCAGAACAATTGCGTGAAGCTGGGATTCCTCATGAG GTCCTGAATGCAAAGCCAGAGAATGTTGAGAGGGAGGCAGAGATTGTCGCTCAGAGTGGACGCCTTGGTGCTGTGACAATTGCCACCAACATGGCAGGACGTGGAACTGATATTATCCTTGGTGGCAATGCAGAATTCATGGCCAGGTTGAAGTTGCGTGAGATCCTTATGCCAAG AGTCGTCAATCCAATGGATGGTGTCATTGTATCAAAAAAGCAGATGCCACCAAGAAAGACATGGAAG ACAAACGAAAGCTTGTTCCCATGCGAACTTTcaaaagaaacatcatcatctgTCAAAGATGCAGTTGAAGTGGCTGTCAAAGAATGGGGAGAGAAATCGTTAACTGAGCTGGAAGCAGAAGAGCGGTTGTCCTACTCATGTGAGAAG GGACCAACACGAGATGATGTAATAGCGAATTTGAGAAATGCATTTATGAAGATATCAGATGAATATAAAGTTTACACAgaggaggaaaagaagaag GTCATTACAGCAGGTGGGCTTCATGTAGTAGGGACAGAGCGCCATGAATCACGCAGAATTGACAATCAG CTTCGTGGTCGAAGTGGCAGGCAAGGGGATCCTGGAAGCTCTCGCTTCTTTCTTAGTCTTGAGGATAATATCTTCCGGATCTTTGGAGGTGACAGGATACAG GGTCTGATGCAAGCATTCAGAGTTGAGGATCTTCCTATTGAATCAAAAATGTTAACAAGGGCCCTAGATGAAGCTCAGAGGAAAGTTGAGAACTACTTTTTTGACATCAGGAAGCAATTATTTGAGTATGATGAGGTGTTGAATAGCCAGAGAGATCGTGTATATGCAGAAAGAAGGCGTGCACTAGCATCTGACAGTCTTGAGTCGCTAATTGTGGAATATGCTGAATTAACAATGGACGACATATTAGAT GCAAACATAGGCCGTGATACTCCAAAGGAAAATTGGGACCTCAGCAAGCTCATAGCTAAGCTACAACA GTATTGCTATCTTTTGGATGACTTGACACCAGAATTGTTGGAGAGCAAAAGTTCAAGCTATGAGGATTTACAGGAGTATCTTCGTAAGCGAGGACGTGAAGCGTACTTCCAAAAAGCT GAAATTGTGGAGAAGCAAGCTCCTGGCTTGATGAAAGAAGCTGAGCGGTTCCTAATTCTAAGCAATATTGATAGGCTCTGGAAAGAACACCTGCAGGCACTTAAGTTTGTGCAACAAGCTGTTGGCTTAAGGGGTTATGCCCAACGAGATCCCCTTATTGAGTACAAACTTGAGGGATACAATCTTTTCTTAGACATGATGGCTCAAATCCGAAGAAATGTTATTTATTCAGTTTATCAG TTCAAACCAGTGGTGAAAAACCAAGAAGAGGAAAAACCCCAAAATAAGGGGTCCAAAAAGAAATTGGACAAAGGTGCTAACAAACTTGGTGCTGCCCAAGCGGCATCATGA